From a region of the Candidatus Brocadia sp. genome:
- a CDS encoding antitoxin family protein, protein MVKSVEAIFENGVFKPLEKMDLEEHKKVTIIVTNEPEEIFDTLFLVSMVYDGFSAQEIEDIEKVATDRSRFSRNGD, encoded by the coding sequence ATGGTAAAATCAGTTGAAGCAATATTTGAAAACGGTGTCTTTAAACCATTGGAAAAAATGGATCTTGAGGAACACAAAAAAGTTACCATAATTGTTACAAATGAACCTGAAGAAATTTTCGATACTCTTTTTCTTGTCTCAATGGTGTATGATGGCTTTTCTGCTCAAGAAATTGAAGATATAGAAAAAGTAGCGACTGACAGAAGCCGTTTTTCAAGAAACGGTGACTGA
- a CDS encoding type II toxin-antitoxin system HicB family antitoxin — MSEYLIPITIEPLEEGGYLATSHAIQGLIAQGRTIAETLEIARDVARKIVESCIEHHDPLPKELSAKLTHKGKFEIKIPVPLEV, encoded by the coding sequence ATGTCAGAATACTTAATACCCATAACAATCGAACCTCTCGAAGAAGGCGGTTACCTGGCTACAAGCCATGCAATTCAGGGACTTATCGCTCAGGGTCGCACAATTGCAGAAACACTGGAAATAGCCCGGGATGTAGCCAGAAAAATCGTTGAGTCTTGCATTGAACACCATGACCCTCTTCCCAAAGAACTTTCAGCAAAATTGACACACAAAGGGAAATTCGAAATAAAAATTCCCGTCCCCTTAGAGGTATGA
- a CDS encoding IS630 family transposase translates to MKDDGRKLSREVLESYRIRAITLRDKMHYSVKEIGEIFGIKYESVSRWFSQYRRGGIEALKERKAKGKARIVNADDLRWLQSVLQNVATKYGFSTPLWTGTYVRILFRREGKVNLDRSTIWRYLVRLGLSFQKPEKRYSQQDMDLVKTWISKEWPEIQKWAQKNRAIIYFEDESGVSLAPVIGKTWAPIGETPVVRVTGKRGGVLAMSAISPSGRMCFRLEKRKVNAQVLMEFLNQISVQHPRRKVAVIMDQAPCHVAKRIKALNEGSSKLRVFHLPPYSPDLNPDEKVWRHMKHVTLKNHQAQNKKQLGRLVIGALRKIQKNPELTKKFFENYLT, encoded by the coding sequence ATGAAAGATGACGGAAGGAAGCTGTCAAGGGAGGTATTGGAGTCTTATCGAATCCGGGCGATCACGCTCAGGGATAAGATGCATTATTCCGTTAAAGAAATAGGCGAGATATTTGGCATTAAGTATGAAAGTGTCTCAAGGTGGTTCTCTCAATACCGTCGTGGTGGTATAGAGGCGCTTAAGGAACGCAAAGCAAAGGGCAAGGCGCGAATTGTAAATGCGGATGATTTAAGATGGTTGCAAAGTGTTTTGCAGAATGTCGCGACAAAATATGGTTTTTCGACTCCGCTGTGGACCGGAACATATGTTAGAATTCTTTTCCGGCGAGAAGGAAAAGTGAATTTGGATCGCAGCACAATATGGCGATATCTGGTTCGGTTGGGTTTGAGTTTTCAAAAGCCGGAAAAACGTTATTCACAGCAAGACATGGATTTGGTAAAGACATGGATTAGCAAGGAGTGGCCTGAAATTCAGAAGTGGGCTCAGAAAAACCGGGCTATTATCTATTTTGAGGATGAGTCGGGCGTTTCCCTTGCGCCTGTTATTGGAAAAACATGGGCTCCGATAGGAGAAACCCCCGTTGTGCGTGTGACCGGGAAACGGGGCGGCGTTTTGGCCATGTCGGCGATTTCGCCATCTGGCAGGATGTGTTTCCGTCTGGAGAAACGAAAAGTTAACGCCCAGGTTCTTATGGAATTTCTGAATCAAATTAGCGTGCAACATCCGCGGCGTAAGGTGGCGGTGATCATGGACCAAGCGCCTTGCCATGTTGCCAAAAGAATTAAAGCATTGAATGAGGGGTCATCGAAGCTACGCGTATTCCATCTGCCGCCGTATTCACCGGATCTGAATCCGGATGAAAAAGTTTGGCGGCATATGAAGCATGTCACGCTAAAGAATCACCAGGCACAGAACAAAAAACAACTTGGACGTTTAGTCATTGGAGCGCTTAGAAAAATACAGAAGAACCCTGAATTGACCAAGAAATTCTTTGAGAATTATTTAACATAA
- a CDS encoding ISNCY family transposase, which yields MRKRFEQQLKLGIIPISGVKLPIKSRDELPPILRALQHIYVTPELNEEVFRILEAKVTKGKKKTGRYGMDLWHILVLSVVRLGLDADYDRLEDFANHHKLIRQIMGVETAFGEAKVFSMQSIKDNIRLLDEETLRQINEVVISSGHQLVKKKDEGLCIKVDTYVLETNVHFPTDMNLLWDAGRKSLDMIEDAIEEGILAGKGWRKSKYWRRELKKLMRISAKASSSGGKNKEEHVRSYLELSRGLSEKIGASLLAIYEKVLTTNQVDKHAGKIGTLEYFHGMLNKQIDLVERRVIRDEVIPAAEKVHSLFEPHTEWLYKGKSNKRVELGHNILVASDQWGFIVDHVVGEKQADVSLVIPLADRLLSRYGEGTIKSISFDKGFYKKENKELLSLYIPEVILPKKGKKNKAEQEEESGKTFKKLRHKHSAVESDINRLEHHGLDRCPDKGLHAFKRYCAMGVLAANLHKLGNVLQEKARKQCEKLRKAA from the coding sequence ATGAGAAAGAGATTTGAGCAGCAATTGAAGCTTGGCATCATACCCATTTCAGGGGTAAAACTGCCAATAAAGAGTCGAGATGAGCTACCACCGATACTGAGGGCGTTGCAACATATCTATGTTACACCGGAGTTGAACGAGGAGGTATTCCGGATATTAGAGGCGAAGGTAACGAAGGGGAAGAAAAAGACGGGAAGATATGGGATGGATTTATGGCATATTTTGGTGTTGTCGGTGGTAAGATTAGGGTTAGATGCCGATTATGACAGGTTGGAGGATTTTGCCAACCATCACAAACTTATCAGGCAGATAATGGGGGTTGAGACGGCATTTGGAGAGGCGAAGGTTTTTTCGATGCAGAGCATCAAGGACAATATAAGATTGTTGGATGAGGAGACCCTCAGGCAGATAAATGAAGTGGTGATATCATCGGGGCATCAGTTGGTTAAAAAAAAGGACGAAGGACTGTGTATTAAGGTGGATACGTATGTGTTAGAGACGAATGTACACTTTCCGACCGATATGAATTTATTGTGGGATGCGGGACGCAAGAGTCTGGACATGATAGAGGATGCAATAGAGGAAGGCATCCTGGCGGGGAAAGGATGGCGCAAGAGCAAATATTGGAGGAGAGAGTTAAAAAAGCTGATGAGGATAAGCGCAAAGGCGTCAAGCAGCGGGGGGAAAAACAAGGAAGAGCATGTGAGGAGTTACTTGGAATTATCGAGGGGTTTGAGTGAAAAGATAGGAGCGAGTCTGTTAGCCATCTACGAAAAGGTGCTAACGACGAACCAGGTAGACAAGCATGCAGGGAAAATAGGGACACTGGAGTATTTTCACGGGATGTTGAATAAACAGATAGACCTGGTGGAGAGAAGGGTGATCCGGGATGAGGTAATACCGGCGGCAGAAAAGGTTCATTCGTTGTTTGAGCCGCATACGGAGTGGCTGTACAAAGGCAAGTCAAACAAAAGGGTAGAGTTGGGACATAATATTCTGGTAGCAAGCGATCAGTGGGGTTTCATCGTGGACCATGTGGTAGGAGAAAAACAGGCGGATGTATCGTTGGTAATTCCATTGGCAGATAGGTTGTTGAGCCGTTACGGAGAAGGCACAATAAAGAGTATAAGTTTTGATAAAGGTTTTTACAAGAAAGAGAATAAAGAGTTGCTGAGTTTGTATATACCAGAGGTAATCCTTCCCAAGAAGGGCAAGAAGAATAAGGCGGAACAGGAAGAGGAATCGGGTAAGACATTTAAGAAGCTAAGGCACAAGCACTCGGCGGTAGAATCGGATATCAATCGTTTGGAGCATCACGGCTTGGATAGGTGTCCGGACAAAGGGCTGCATGCCTTTAAAAGATATTGTGCAATGGGCGTGTTAGCTGCGAATTTGCACAAGCTGGGAAACGTGCTGCAGGAGAAGGCACGGAAGCAGTGCGAAAAGTTGCGAAAAGCCGCCTAA
- a CDS encoding IS701 family transposase: protein MGKSTEDSKLIIRGRKISNADIGEVRTLIELNGKQGRTHISRRLAEQWQWKQANGRLKERACRSILQELSRRGLIQLPVVKSSVPRKEARSLERVELDTTAIRGSIGELLPLRIEAVKGHESARMWRHVMRRYHYLGYQVLVGRNTRHLVYSRERLVAALGWQSAVDHLFCRDFMIGWDSQERRRYLDTVSNNSRFLIMPWVEVKHVASQVLSQSIRQLQSDWAEKYDSRLWFLETFVDPSRFRGTCYRAANWIKIGNTKGYRKEYKGFRYHGESKEVYFYVLEPRARQEIKQDKREPLLTREYLLSNRPEPLERERRNAVIVRAPEWSPEVEPGFELSQSDVGKLAEELEVYHRLFEEGFKRVEQKDLSMCYLQGLLSTLDRKSMEPIALKLRGKEKVRNLQRFMGEYKWDEEFVASRHKEEVSRLLSDPDGVVSVDSSEVVKKGKDSVAVARQYCGRLGKIENCQSGVYVAYTSTKGYALLDRRLFVPEKWFGQEYKERRKKCKMPQDLVFKKKPELAHEMIQEVCKSGLFPFRWVTCDTIFGNSPEFLQNLPEHVFYLAEIAKNRKVWMKSEESRDRKKRPSVSVSDIGKDENLAWKLTKLAEGAKGPIVGFTSRVRVYADDPGKAENERWLFLRKEPTTEEITYYFSNASLDTSLEEMTRVCTLRWPIEQSFQEGKSELGMADYEHRSWTAWHRHMTFVFLAQLFLLRIQDVFKKNDSFNITTSTDVAGGRLASYPIR from the coding sequence ATGGGTAAGTCAACAGAAGACAGCAAGCTTATAATTCGAGGCAGAAAAATAAGCAATGCGGATATAGGCGAGGTACGTACCCTCATAGAGCTCAATGGCAAACAAGGCCGTACTCATATATCCAGACGATTGGCAGAACAATGGCAATGGAAACAAGCCAACGGCAGGCTAAAAGAGCGGGCATGTCGCAGTATATTACAAGAGTTGTCCCGGAGAGGTCTGATACAATTGCCCGTGGTGAAAAGTTCAGTCCCCCGAAAAGAAGCACGTTCGTTAGAGCGGGTAGAGCTGGATACCACTGCAATCAGGGGGAGTATAGGAGAGCTGTTGCCGTTAAGGATAGAAGCCGTAAAGGGTCATGAAAGTGCCCGCATGTGGAGGCACGTAATGAGAAGGTATCATTATTTAGGTTATCAGGTATTGGTTGGTCGGAACACAAGACACCTGGTCTATAGCCGGGAACGATTAGTCGCAGCGCTTGGGTGGCAATCGGCAGTAGATCATTTATTCTGTAGAGATTTCATGATCGGTTGGGATAGTCAAGAACGCAGAAGATATTTAGACACGGTGTCGAACAATAGTCGTTTTCTGATCATGCCGTGGGTCGAGGTAAAGCATGTAGCATCGCAGGTATTATCCCAGAGCATCAGGCAATTGCAAAGCGATTGGGCAGAAAAGTACGATAGCCGATTATGGTTTTTGGAGACATTTGTTGATCCGTCGAGATTTCGAGGCACGTGCTATCGGGCTGCCAATTGGATAAAGATTGGCAATACTAAGGGATATCGCAAGGAGTATAAAGGATTTCGCTATCATGGAGAGAGCAAGGAGGTGTATTTCTATGTATTAGAGCCAAGGGCCAGACAAGAGATAAAACAAGACAAGAGAGAACCATTACTTACCCGAGAGTATCTCCTTTCAAACCGTCCAGAACCGTTAGAACGAGAAAGGAGAAATGCTGTGATAGTTCGCGCCCCAGAATGGAGTCCGGAGGTAGAGCCTGGCTTTGAATTAAGTCAAAGCGATGTAGGGAAGCTTGCCGAAGAGCTGGAAGTGTATCATAGATTGTTTGAAGAGGGATTTAAACGAGTAGAGCAGAAAGATTTGAGTATGTGCTATTTGCAGGGATTATTAAGCACTCTGGATCGTAAATCGATGGAGCCCATAGCGCTGAAGCTTCGAGGCAAAGAAAAGGTGAGGAATTTGCAACGCTTTATGGGGGAGTATAAGTGGGATGAAGAGTTCGTAGCATCGCGCCATAAAGAGGAGGTATCAAGGCTGCTGAGTGATCCGGATGGAGTAGTAAGTGTGGATAGTAGTGAAGTGGTCAAGAAAGGGAAGGACTCCGTGGCGGTGGCCCGGCAATATTGTGGTCGTCTTGGCAAAATAGAGAACTGTCAGTCTGGAGTATATGTGGCATATACAAGCACAAAGGGGTATGCATTGCTAGATCGAAGGTTGTTTGTCCCGGAAAAATGGTTTGGTCAAGAATATAAGGAAAGAAGAAAAAAATGCAAGATGCCGCAAGATTTAGTTTTCAAGAAGAAGCCGGAGTTGGCACATGAGATGATCCAAGAGGTGTGTAAGAGTGGCTTGTTTCCATTCCGTTGGGTTACGTGCGATACCATATTTGGCAATAGTCCTGAATTTTTGCAAAATCTTCCGGAACACGTTTTCTATCTTGCAGAGATTGCAAAGAATCGAAAAGTCTGGATGAAATCCGAAGAGTCAAGAGATCGCAAGAAGAGACCTTCGGTGAGTGTTTCAGACATAGGGAAAGATGAAAATTTAGCATGGAAGTTAACAAAACTTGCCGAAGGGGCAAAAGGTCCTATTGTGGGATTTACCAGTCGGGTAAGGGTGTATGCAGATGATCCGGGCAAAGCAGAAAACGAAAGATGGTTGTTTCTCAGAAAAGAGCCAACAACGGAAGAGATAACCTATTACTTCAGCAACGCATCACTTGATACGTCTCTTGAAGAAATGACTCGTGTTTGCACCTTGCGCTGGCCGATCGAACAATCATTTCAGGAAGGTAAAAGTGAATTAGGCATGGCAGATTATGAACATCGTTCCTGGACAGCCTGGCATAGGCATATGACCTTTGTTTTTTTGGCGCAATTATTTTTACTTCGCATACAAGACGTATTTAAAAAAAACGACAGCTTTAACATTACCACAAGCACGGATGTTGCTGGAGGCCGTCTTGCCAGTTATCCCATTCGATAA
- a CDS encoding IS66 family transposase gives MTIENIDIDATLRKVEKLLSEEKGLSPAIRSMIELLVLVITLLVGRLNRNSRNSSKPPASDPNRTRKSRAKGERKAGGQEGHDGVTLKKVANPDKVEVIKVDRRKYPSGKYRLIGYESRQVFDMKISRVVTEYRAEIVEDAEGSRFVASFPEGVTKAVQYGPDLKAHAVYMSQYQLIPYKRIQEYFEEQMGIPLSEGSLYNFNKDAYESLEAFEGKTKEELVKSEVLQADETSINKNGDRYWLHSASNSLWTHFFPHERRGTEAMDSIGILPQFRGILCHDHLKAYYTYTRCTHALCNAHHLRELEGVWEEDKKQPWAKEMKALLEEINRAVKDAGGLLENGESEKYRQRYRGILQNAEAESPPPDETNRKGKRGRVKRTKARNLLERLREYEGDVLRFMDNKNVPFTNNLAENDIRMTKVQQKISGCFRSLDGAKIFCLIRSYLSTCRKQGVNLSQALRMVFRGKLPDFASS, from the coding sequence TTGACGATAGAGAATATAGATATAGATGCAACGCTGCGGAAAGTAGAAAAGCTGCTTTCAGAGGAAAAAGGTCTGTCACCTGCCATAAGGTCAATGATAGAGTTGTTGGTGTTAGTGATAACGCTGCTGGTAGGACGTCTGAACCGGAACAGTCGCAACAGTAGTAAGCCGCCCGCAAGCGATCCGAATCGCACGAGAAAGAGCAGGGCGAAAGGAGAGAGGAAGGCAGGTGGGCAAGAGGGTCATGATGGAGTAACGCTGAAAAAGGTAGCCAATCCTGATAAGGTGGAAGTAATAAAAGTAGACCGGAGGAAGTATCCGAGCGGCAAATACAGGTTGATCGGTTATGAGTCGCGTCAGGTGTTTGATATGAAGATTTCAAGGGTGGTAACGGAGTATCGGGCAGAGATAGTTGAGGATGCGGAGGGAAGTAGGTTTGTAGCGTCATTTCCGGAAGGGGTGACAAAGGCAGTGCAGTATGGGCCGGATTTGAAAGCGCACGCAGTATATATGTCACAGTATCAATTGATACCCTATAAGAGGATCCAGGAGTATTTTGAGGAGCAGATGGGGATACCGCTGAGCGAAGGCTCTCTTTACAACTTTAACAAGGATGCCTACGAATCTCTGGAAGCCTTCGAGGGGAAAACCAAGGAAGAACTTGTCAAATCAGAGGTATTGCAGGCAGATGAAACGAGCATCAACAAGAACGGAGACAGGTATTGGCTGCATAGTGCATCCAATAGTTTGTGGACACACTTTTTCCCTCACGAAAGACGTGGGACGGAAGCGATGGATAGTATCGGGATACTGCCCCAGTTTCGGGGGATTCTTTGTCACGACCATTTGAAGGCGTATTACACCTACACCCGCTGTACACATGCGCTCTGTAATGCACACCACCTGAGGGAATTGGAGGGGGTGTGGGAAGAGGATAAGAAGCAACCGTGGGCGAAAGAGATGAAAGCCCTGCTCGAAGAGATAAACCGTGCGGTAAAGGATGCGGGGGGTTTGTTGGAAAACGGCGAGTCTGAGAAATACCGGCAAAGGTACCGGGGGATATTACAAAACGCAGAAGCTGAAAGCCCGCCCCCTGATGAAACGAACCGCAAGGGGAAAAGAGGGCGGGTAAAAAGGACAAAAGCACGGAATCTCCTGGAACGATTACGGGAGTATGAGGGTGATGTGCTCAGATTTATGGACAATAAAAACGTCCCCTTCACGAATAACCTGGCCGAAAACGATATCAGGATGACGAAGGTTCAGCAGAAGATATCGGGCTGTTTTCGTTCTCTGGACGGAGCGAAGATCTTCTGCCTCATCCGTAGTTATCTCTCGACTTGTCGAAAACAAGGGGTAAATTTAAGTCAGGCATTACGGATGGTATTTCGCGGCAAATTGCCTGATTTTGCCAGCTCGTAA
- a CDS encoding type II toxin-antitoxin system VapC family toxin: MYPPSLLDTDILSELFKGNSSVKARASEYLREHSRCTISHITQYEILKGLKAKKAQKQIDAFLLFCKANIVLPITDAVILTAADLYATLRGQGTIISDADIIVASIAITNNLVLVTNNINHFSRISSLLPDNWKT, encoded by the coding sequence GTGTATCCGCCGTCCCTTCTTGATACTGATATACTATCAGAACTCTTTAAGGGGAATAGTTCTGTCAAGGCGCGGGCGTCAGAATACCTTCGTGAGCACAGTCGTTGTACTATTTCACATATCACACAATATGAAATCCTCAAAGGGCTCAAGGCAAAAAAGGCACAAAAACAAATTGACGCCTTTCTCTTATTTTGCAAAGCCAATATTGTCCTGCCTATTACTGATGCTGTCATCTTAACGGCCGCTGACTTATACGCAACACTCAGAGGACAGGGAACTATAATTTCCGACGCCGATATTATAGTTGCTTCCATTGCAATCACTAACAATCTCGTTCTGGTTACCAATAACATCAACCATTTTTCTCGCATTAGTAGCCTGCTCCCGGACAACTGGAAGACATAA